One window of Zerene cesonia ecotype Mississippi unplaced genomic scaffold, Zerene_cesonia_1.1 Zces_u006, whole genome shotgun sequence genomic DNA carries:
- the LOC119838936 gene encoding phenoloxidase-activating factor 2-like isoform X1 translates to MNKLIILFAVCSLAHGRAQNENTTGDLDAIIRELFGTPSTPSSGNAVTSASTSQATPSTIVPPPKVNQDTEYTPCTMENGGQGECVRYYLCNTNNSVITDGVGIIDIRVQDGPCPSYLDVCCAVPDTRNPDNPITPAPPVTEQRQGCGWRNPDGVGFRITGDKDGEAKFGEFPWMVAILNLDYLVDPRIEPVNDNEPDGQKLNVYVGGGSLIHPKAVLTAAHYVTVTKALKVRAGEWDTQTTKEIYPHQDRDVVKTIVHKDFNKNNLFYDIALLILSSPLELAPNVGVVCLPPPRERAVGGTQCFASGWGKDKFGKEGRYQVILKRVELPVVERRQCQTALRKTRLGHFFELHTSFMCAGGVGGKDTCKGDGGSPLVCPIQYEKDRFVQNGIVAWGIGCGEDGTPGVYVDVGNLRDWIDNKMAGENLEVKTYSY, encoded by the exons atgaacaaattaataatactgtTCGCGGTGTGCTCCCTGGCCCACGGCAGGGCGCAGAATGAAAACACGACCGGTGATCTGGATGCGATAATACGCGAATTGTTCGGTACACCCAGTACACCATCATCAGGGAACGCGGTCACCAGTGCCAGCACCAGCCAAGCGACGCCCTCCACCATCGTGCCGCCGCCGAAAG ttaacCAAGACACAGAGTACACTCCTTGCACCATGGAGAATGGAGGACAAGGAGAGTGTGTCAGATACTACCTCTGTAACACAAACAACTCAGTGATCACTGATGGTGTGGGCATTATCGATATAAG GGTTCAAGATGGTCCATGCCCATCCTACCTCGATGTATGCTGCGCTGTGCCAGATACCAGGAACCCAGACAACCCCATAACACCAGCACCACCTGTCACAGAACAG CGCCAAGGTTGCGGATGGAGGAACCCAGATGGTGTCGGATTCCGTATCACCGGCGATAAGGACGGCGAAGCCAAGTTCGGAGAGTTCCCATGGATGGTGGCTATATTGAA TTTGGATTATTTGGTTGATCCCAGGATAGAGCCAGTTAACGACAACGAACCGGATGGTCAGAAACTGAACGTTTACGTGGGTGGTGGGTCCTTGATACACCCCAAAGCGGTGCTGACAGCGGCGCATTATGTCACCGTTACGAAGGCTCTGAAGGTCAGAGCTGGGGAGTGGGACACGCAGACCACTAAGGAGATATATCCGCACCAGGATCGCGACGTTGTTAAGACAATAGTGCACAAGGACTTTAATAAGA ATAACCTATTTTACgatattgctttattaattCTGTCATCCCCACTGGAACTGGCGCCCAACGTGGGGGTGGTGTGCCTCCCGCCCCCCCGGGAGCGCGCTGTGGGGGGGACACAGTGCTTCGCTTCAGGGTGGGGCAAGGATAAATTCGGAAAGGAGGGAAGGTACCAGGTCATATTGAAGAGG GTCGAATTACCGGTTGTGGAAAGACGCCAATGTCAAACTGCGTTGCGCAAAACGCGTTTGGGACATTTCTTCGAACTGCACACCTCGTTCATGTGCGCGGGGGGAGTGGGGGGGAAGGACACGTGTAAAGGGGATGGGGGTTCGCCCCTCGTCTGCCCCATACAG tacGAAAAGGACCGCTTCGTTCAAAACGGTATTGTGGCTTGGGGGATCGGTTGCGGGGAGGACGGTACCCCCGGCGTGTATGTGGACGTCGGTAACCTCCGCGACTGGATAGACAACAAAATGGCTGGCGAGAACCTCGAAGTCAAGACTTACtcttattaa
- the LOC119838936 gene encoding phenoloxidase-activating factor 2-like isoform X2 — protein sequence MNKLIILFAVCSLAHGRAQNENTTGDLDAIIRELFGTPSTPSSGNAVTSASTSQATPSTIVPPPKVNQDTEYTPCTMENGGQGECVRYYLCNTNNSVITDGVGIIDIRVQDGPCPSYLDVCCAVPDTRNPDNPITPAPPVTEQRQGCGWRNPDGVGFRITGDKDGEAKFGEFPWMVAILKIEPVNDNEPDGQKLNVYVGGGSLIHPKAVLTAAHYVTVTKALKVRAGEWDTQTTKEIYPHQDRDVVKTIVHKDFNKNNLFYDIALLILSSPLELAPNVGVVCLPPPRERAVGGTQCFASGWGKDKFGKEGRYQVILKRVELPVVERRQCQTALRKTRLGHFFELHTSFMCAGGVGGKDTCKGDGGSPLVCPIQYEKDRFVQNGIVAWGIGCGEDGTPGVYVDVGNLRDWIDNKMAGENLEVKTYSY from the exons atgaacaaattaataatactgtTCGCGGTGTGCTCCCTGGCCCACGGCAGGGCGCAGAATGAAAACACGACCGGTGATCTGGATGCGATAATACGCGAATTGTTCGGTACACCCAGTACACCATCATCAGGGAACGCGGTCACCAGTGCCAGCACCAGCCAAGCGACGCCCTCCACCATCGTGCCGCCGCCGAAAG ttaacCAAGACACAGAGTACACTCCTTGCACCATGGAGAATGGAGGACAAGGAGAGTGTGTCAGATACTACCTCTGTAACACAAACAACTCAGTGATCACTGATGGTGTGGGCATTATCGATATAAG GGTTCAAGATGGTCCATGCCCATCCTACCTCGATGTATGCTGCGCTGTGCCAGATACCAGGAACCCAGACAACCCCATAACACCAGCACCACCTGTCACAGAACAG CGCCAAGGTTGCGGATGGAGGAACCCAGATGGTGTCGGATTCCGTATCACCGGCGATAAGGACGGCGAAGCCAAGTTCGGAGAGTTCCCATGGATGGTGGCTATATTGAA GATAGAGCCAGTTAACGACAACGAACCGGATGGTCAGAAACTGAACGTTTACGTGGGTGGTGGGTCCTTGATACACCCCAAAGCGGTGCTGACAGCGGCGCATTATGTCACCGTTACGAAGGCTCTGAAGGTCAGAGCTGGGGAGTGGGACACGCAGACCACTAAGGAGATATATCCGCACCAGGATCGCGACGTTGTTAAGACAATAGTGCACAAGGACTTTAATAAGA ATAACCTATTTTACgatattgctttattaattCTGTCATCCCCACTGGAACTGGCGCCCAACGTGGGGGTGGTGTGCCTCCCGCCCCCCCGGGAGCGCGCTGTGGGGGGGACACAGTGCTTCGCTTCAGGGTGGGGCAAGGATAAATTCGGAAAGGAGGGAAGGTACCAGGTCATATTGAAGAGG GTCGAATTACCGGTTGTGGAAAGACGCCAATGTCAAACTGCGTTGCGCAAAACGCGTTTGGGACATTTCTTCGAACTGCACACCTCGTTCATGTGCGCGGGGGGAGTGGGGGGGAAGGACACGTGTAAAGGGGATGGGGGTTCGCCCCTCGTCTGCCCCATACAG tacGAAAAGGACCGCTTCGTTCAAAACGGTATTGTGGCTTGGGGGATCGGTTGCGGGGAGGACGGTACCCCCGGCGTGTATGTGGACGTCGGTAACCTCCGCGACTGGATAGACAACAAAATGGCTGGCGAGAACCTCGAAGTCAAGACTTACtcttattaa
- the LOC119838953 gene encoding uncharacterized protein LOC119838953: protein IFSQLLCLATSSGDSGVNFDFNYPNIKDDIYDQPVNMMAPKKTPHEKVAFETSTTEDPWAPFDFSKFDDYLAGARDDTDRNRVKRRAKNTRRFGTLSGPALRERPHHYVYPEPVKDRIIEFTTSTRKPGILPETMNPGVIFRVRMSDAILRIKQRMYEDPERHIEADIIYTNLIKKVVMDEITKFHNLLLMYKTDKSIKEHLGECGGRIYKFISYMTIKVHIYCLFDALWIDGNPYVIGDEYSVTPVEVPPILQCDAAECNSVVFVDSITEPKDVEE, encoded by the exons attttctcACAGCTATTGTGTTTAGCGACATCTAGTGGTGATTCTGGTGTAAACTTTGACTTCAACTATCCTAAT ATTAAAGATGACATTTACGACCAACCTGTAAATATGATGGCGCCGAAAAAGACACCCCACGAAAAG GTTGCCTTCGAAACCTCGACTACAGAAGACCCCTGGGCACCATTTGACTTCTCCAAGTTTGACGACTATCTCGCTGGCGCGAGGGATGATACGGATCGAAATAGAGTTAAAAGAAGAGCTAAG AACACACGAAGATTCGGCACGCTCAGTGGGCCAGCACTTCGCGAGAGACCACACCACTACGTATATCCCGAGCCTGTGAAAGACAGGATCATTGAGTTCACAACATCGACCAGAAAACCTGGCATTTTGCCAGAAACAATGAACCCCGGTGTCATATTTCGAGTGCGAATGTCCGATGCGATACTGCGAATCAAACAACGAATGTATGAAGACCCTGAAAGGCACATTGAAGCTGATATAATATACACGAATCTGATAAAAAAGGTCGTGATGGACGAAATAACGAAGTTTCATAACCTACTCTTGATGTATAAAACAGATAAGAGCATCAAAGAGCATTTGGGTGAATGCGGTGGTAGGATTTACAAATTCATTAGTTATATGACGATAAAGGTGCATATCTATTGTCTGTTCGATGCTCTGTGGATAGATGGTAACCCATATGTCATTGGTGATGAATATTCGGTTACACCAGTGGAAGTGCCTCCAATATTGCAGTGTGACGCGGCTGAATGCAATTCTGTTGTATTTGTCGATTCTATTACTGAACCTAAAGATGTTGaggaataa
- the LOC119838898 gene encoding uncharacterized protein LOC119838898 encodes MKRRRGRGRRKGRRTTAAVTEEHESTIKIVKKNTVCKDGVILKRYIQVYTLLKNGSTTDVPIARRVPGWDTQQLKRRKKKKKTPHINYDTYEPPSKDFESSFVEMPKDLYQAHLRPGVIFRIHMSEAILKMQYRNYGEDKDESVIEADVEYLRLTRKVINDEITKFEDLKWLISWFNNRSELIQEHTCNTRYYAVGIPPTMFTHSEEYMKRMCLFDNVYIDHIPYVIGEDGSLLASVAPPVLHCDAATCTSVPFIDSLMFDERFARTNVRTVTRCQASCRAHCRNDADCLKRCSDRCMRAD; translated from the exons atGAAG CGTCGGCGCGGTCGCGGCAGGCGGAAGGGTAGACGAACCACAGCAGCCGTTACTGAGGAACATGAG TCgacaattaaaatagtaaaaaagaaTACTGTATGCAAGGATG GCGTTATTCTAAAACGCTATATACAGGTTTACACGTTG CTGAAAAATGGATCAACAACGGATGTCCCAATCGCTCGGAGAGTGCCCGGTTGGGACACGCAGCAGTTGAAAAGAaggaagaagaagaaaaagacaCCGCACATCAATTATGACACTTATGAGCCGCCGTCTAAG GATTTCGAATCTTCCTTTGTAGAGATGCCTAAAGATTTATACCAAGCTCACCTCAGACCCGGAGTTATCTTTAGAATACACATGTCCGAAGCTATTCTCAAAATGCAATACAGGAA TTATGGCGAAGACAAAGACGAATCGGTGATAGAAGCAGACGTGGAGTACCTCCGGCTCACAAGGAAGGTGATCAATGACGAGATCACGAAGTTCGAAGACCTGAAGTGGCTGATCAGTTGGTTTAACAACCGTAGCGAGTTGATCCAGGAACACACATGCAATACCAGATATTATGCTGTCG GTATACCGCCTACCATGTTCACGCACTCTGAAGAATATATGAAACGGATGTGTCTATTTGACAACGTGTACATCGACCACATACCATACGTGATTGGAGAAGACGGATCCTTGCTAGCTAGTGTCGCGCCCCCCGTGTTGCACTGTGATGCCGCCACCTGTACTTCAGTGCCGTTTATTGATAG tttGATGTTCGACGAGCGCTTTGCACGCACTAACGTTCGCACCGTCACACGTTGCCAAGCCAGCTGCCGCGCGCACTGCCGCAACGACGCCGACTGCTTGAAGCGCTGCTCCGACCGCTGTATGCGCGCCGACTGA